The Capra hircus breed San Clemente chromosome 25, ASM170441v1, whole genome shotgun sequence genome has a window encoding:
- the LOC108633877 gene encoding chromosome alignment-maintaining phosphoprotein 1-like isoform X1, whose protein sequence is MVPSRMAPKPAAEEQEQRGVCWGGGARRPRPSKPFPLLEGLGPPCAASPHLPHSARRPPRSLPGRAPSQARPPRRPGPGRRGPRPVFGSDSWSKAGKAEQHSFPLLPPQAVTGGATTLSEASSSAGARANPQSDPLSWASRRRAVRCLWPLDGELMGEETKKTAAECDATWTRKGAVRREKWRRGQTFRMQSLQDFTWVPAELLNSSDDLQGIENLSLVCLCSCLH, encoded by the exons ATGGTCCCTTCGAGGATGGCTCCCAAGCCGGCCGCAGAGGAGCAAGAACAGcggggtgtgtgttgggggggcggTGCTCGACGGCCGCGTCCCAGCAAACCTTTCCCCCTCCTCGAGGGCCTGGGGCCGCCTTGCGCAGCCAGCCCGCACCTGCCGCACTCCGCGCGCAGGCCCCCCAGGTCCTTGCCGGGCCGCGCCCCTTCTCAGGCCCGCCCTCCGCGCAGGCCTGGTCCCGGCCGCCGCGGACCTCGCCCAGTCTTCGGCTCCGACTCCTGGTCCAAGGCCGGGAAGGCCGAGCAGCACAGTTTTCCTCTCCTTCCACCGCAAGCAGTTACTGGCGGCGCGACTACACTCTCCGAAGCTTCCTCGTCCGCAGGTGCGCGCGCTAACCCGCAGTCCGACCCTCTCTCGTGGGCCAGCAGGAGGCGCGCTG TTCGCTGTCTCTGGCCACTGGATGGGGAACTGATGGGAGAGGAGACCAAGAAGACAGCTGCAGAGTGTGATGCAACCTGGACTAGGAAAGGGGCAGTAAGGAGGGAGAAGTGGAGACGAGGTCAGACCTTCAGGATGCAGAGCCTACAGGACTTCACGTGGGTTCCGGCCGAACTCTTAAACTCTTCGGATGACCTCCAGGGCATTGAAAATCTGTCCCTGGTTTGTCTTTGCTCCTGTCTCCACTAG
- the LOC108633877 gene encoding uncharacterized protein LOC108633877 isoform X2 has product MVPSRMAPKPAAEEQEQRGVCWGGGARRPRPSKPFPLLEGLGPPCAASPHLPHSARRPPRSLPGRAPSQARPPRRPGPGRRGPRPVFGSDSWSKAGKAEQHSFPLLPPQAVTGGATTLSEASSSAVRCLWPLDGELMGEETKKTAAECDATWTRKGAVRREKWRRGQTFRMQSLQDFTWVPAELLNSSDDLQGIENLSLVCLCSCLH; this is encoded by the exons ATGGTCCCTTCGAGGATGGCTCCCAAGCCGGCCGCAGAGGAGCAAGAACAGcggggtgtgtgttgggggggcggTGCTCGACGGCCGCGTCCCAGCAAACCTTTCCCCCTCCTCGAGGGCCTGGGGCCGCCTTGCGCAGCCAGCCCGCACCTGCCGCACTCCGCGCGCAGGCCCCCCAGGTCCTTGCCGGGCCGCGCCCCTTCTCAGGCCCGCCCTCCGCGCAGGCCTGGTCCCGGCCGCCGCGGACCTCGCCCAGTCTTCGGCTCCGACTCCTGGTCCAAGGCCGGGAAGGCCGAGCAGCACAGTTTTCCTCTCCTTCCACCGCAAGCAGTTACTGGCGGCGCGACTACACTCTCCGAAGCTTCCTCGTCCGCAG TTCGCTGTCTCTGGCCACTGGATGGGGAACTGATGGGAGAGGAGACCAAGAAGACAGCTGCAGAGTGTGATGCAACCTGGACTAGGAAAGGGGCAGTAAGGAGGGAGAAGTGGAGACGAGGTCAGACCTTCAGGATGCAGAGCCTACAGGACTTCACGTGGGTTCCGGCCGAACTCTTAAACTCTTCGGATGACCTCCAGGGCATTGAAAATCTGTCCCTGGTTTGTCTTTGCTCCTGTCTCCACTAG
- the TIGD7 gene encoding tigger transposable element-derived protein 7 — protein sequence MNKRGKYTTLNLEEKMKVLNRIEAGRSLKTVMDEFGISKSTFYDIKKNKKLILDFVLKQDVPLVGAEKRKRTTGAKYGDVDNAVYMWYQQKCSAGVPVRGVELQAAAERFAQCFGRTEFKASTGWLFRFRNRHAIGNRKVCAEQVLSSASENVESFRQKLSMLIKEEKLCLAQLYSGDETDLFWKSMPENTQASRKDICLPGRKINKEQLSALLCANADGTHKLKSIIIGKSKLPKSVKEDTCTLPVIYKPSKDVWFTRELFSEWFFQNFVPEVRHFQLNVLRFQEEDVRALLLLDSSPVHPSTELLTSEDGRIKCMFFPHNTSTLIQPMNQGVILSCKRLYRWKQLEESLVIFEESDDEQEKREKVVSKIKVYSLKRAVFNWAKSWDEVKQITIANAWENLLYKKEHEYDLQGLEDGDYREILEKCRELETKLDDNRVWFNVGEEEKSSPPEAKGGITKKVVQKGAEEEADEFKLSAVGKSLDYLLDFVDVTPEFQRFHFTLKEMQQEIIKKQFQNRIHSRTGSFLKPRPHNIKYSFSIPSTSGCNN from the coding sequence ATGAATAAGAGAGGGAAATATACAACACTGaatttggaggagaaaatgaaggTTCTAAATAGGATTGAAGCTGGAAGATCTCTTAAAACTGTAATGGATGAATTTGGAATCAGTAAGTCAACATTTtatgacattaaaaagaataagaaattgaTTTTGGACTTTGTACTGAAGCAGGATGTGCCATTAGTAGGGgctgagaagagaaagagaacaacTGGAGCCAAATATGGCGATGTGGACAACGCTGTCTACATGTGGTACCAACAGAAATGCTCTGCTGGTGTCCCTGTGAGAGGTGTGGAGCTTCAGGCTGCTGCCGAGAGATTCGCACAGTGTTTTGGGCGAACAGAGTTCAAAGCTAGCACTGGTTGGCTTTTTAGGTTTCGAAATAGGCATGCAATTGGGAACCGAAAAGTATGTGCGGAACAAGTCCTAAGTTCAGCTTCGGAAAATGTTGAGTCATTTCGACAAAAACTGTCCATGCTTATCAAAGAAGAGAAGTTGTGTCTTGCTCAGCTGTACAGTGGGGATGAGACTGACCTCTTTTGGAAGTCAATGCCAGAAAATACTCAGGCAAGCAGAAAAGATATTTGCCTGCCAGGgaggaaaataaacaaagaacaaTTGTCTGCTCTTTTATGTGCAAACGCAGATGGTACTCATAAGTTGAAGTCAATCATTATTGGAAAATCAAAGCTGCCCAAAAGTGTAAAAGAGGACACATGTACATTACCTGTGATATACAAACCTAGTAAAGATGTTTGGTTCACCAGAGAATTGTTTTCAGAATGGTTTTTTCAAAACTTTGTTCCTGAGGTCAGGCACTTCCAACTTAATGTTCTAAGATTCCAAGAGGAGGATGTCAGGGCCTTGTTACTTCTGGATAGTTCTCCAGTTCACCCTTCTACTGAATTACTAACCAGTGAGGATGGTCGAATAAAATGCATGTTCTTTCCCCATAACACTTCAACCTTAATTCAACCAATGAATCAAGGCGTGATCTTGAGCTGCAAACGACTTTACAGGTGGAAGCAACTTGAGGAAAGTCTTGTAATTTTTGAAGAAAGTGATGATgaacaagaaaaaagagaaaaagtagttTCCAAGATTAAAGTCTACAGCCTAAAAAGAGCAGTTTTTAACTGGGCAAAGAGTTGGGATGAAGTAAAGCAAATAACGATAGCAAATGCATGGGAAAATCTTCTTTACAAAAAGGAACATGAATATGATCTTCAAGGCTTAGAAGATGGGGATTATAGAGAAATTCTTGAGAAATGTAGGGAGTTGGAAACCAAGCTGGATGACAATAGGGTATGGTTCAATGTGGGTGAAGAAGAAAAGAGTAGCCCCCCAGAAGCAAAAGGTGGAATTACAAAGAAAGTTGTTCAAAAAGGAGCTGAAGAGGAGGCTGATGAATTTAAGTTATCTGCTGTAGGAAAGAGTTTGGACTACCTACTTGACTTTGTCGATGTCACACCTGAGTTTCAAAGGTTCCATTTTACACTGAAAGAGATGCAACAAGAAATAATCAAGAAACAGTTCCAGAATAGAATCCATTCTAGAACTGGTAGCTTTTTGAAACCGAGGCCTCATAATATTAAGTATTCCTTCAGTATTCCTTCAACTTCTGGTTGTAATAATTAG